One Rosa chinensis cultivar Old Blush chromosome 5, RchiOBHm-V2, whole genome shotgun sequence genomic region harbors:
- the LOC112203698 gene encoding uncharacterized protein LOC112203698 encodes MFEVVDVDDDFTAPALEKEIFNLLARNNICVGNMRGQGYNGARSMRDAWNTLQASFLRDSPCAYYVHCFAHDLHVALFTATYEVFAMYIFFKALRSIVSFLSVYSNCHSDLKPAGDVEIADLIAFVELESQSFQRDPTVSWSFHYGLITRLIDMFDATCTFLENIETSRLNADIRGEAWGIYNVVASFEFVFSLLLFKEIMEITGEVCQAVQRKSQPILNAFDLVSSTKTILQKFQQDGWDNFIGSVVSFSERNSINIPDMGASHRVHKCRTSQQEFITIEHHYHIEIFNAVIDLQLKELNSRFPQQTMELFILSSALDPTDAFKSFKIDDICNLAGKFYPQDFTQDEMHALRLQLKNYELEVLCDPQFRNMSSLSELCQGLIETGKSALYFLIDRLIRLVLTLPVHTAMTERAFSAMGPINELCNKIEDEFLPNYLVVHIERDHAESIDSDSVIDDLYSVNHARALLQ; translated from the coding sequence ATGTTTGAAGTTGTAGATGTTGATGATGACTTTACTGCCCCAGCTCTTGAAAAAGAGATATTCAATTTACTTGCTCGGAATAATATCTGTGTTGGAAATATGCGGGGGCAAGGGTACAATGGTGCAAGGAGTATGCGTGACGCATGGAATACATTACAAGCATCGTTTCTCAGAGATTCCCCATGTGCATATTATGTACATTGCTTTGCTCATGATCTGCATGTAGCATTGTTCACTGCAACTTATGAAGTATTTGCTATGTACATATTTTTTAAAGCGCTGCGCTCCATTGTCAGTTTTCTTAGTGTTTACTCCAATTGTCATTCTGATCTAAAGCCAGCTGGAGATGTTGAAATTGCAGATTTGATTGCTTTTGTAGAGCTTGAGTCACAGAGTTTCCAACGAGACCCAACTGTGAGTTGGAGCTTCCATTATGGTTTGATTACTAGATTGATTGATATGTTTGATGCTACTTGCACATTTCTTGAAAACATTGAAACAAGTAGACTGAATGCGGATATACGTGGGGAAGCTTGGGGTATTTATAACGTGGTAGCATCCTTCGAATTTGTATTTAGCTTGCTGTTGTTTAAAGAAATTATGGAAATCACTGGTGAAGTTTGTCAAGCGGTGCAACGGAAATCTCAGCCCATCTTGAATGCTTTTGACTTGGTCTCAAGTACAAAAACTATCCTTCAGAAGTTTCAACAAGATGGTTGGGATAATTTCATTGGAAGTGTGGTATCATTTTCTGAaagaaattccataaatattccTGATATGGGTGCTAGTCATAGGGTGCACAAATGTCGTACTTCTCAGCAAGAATTTATTACAATTGAGCATCATTATCACATTGAAATATTCAATGCGGTAATAGATTTACAGTTGAAGGAGTTAAACAGTAGGTTTCCACAGCAAACAATGGAACTTTTTATTCTTAGCTCAGCTTTAGATCCTACTGATGCATTTAAATCATTTAAAATTGATGATATTTGCAATCTTGCTGGGAAGTTCTATCCTCAAGATTTCACTCAAGATGAGATGCATGCTTTGAGACTACAATTGAAAAACTATGAGCTTGAAGTTCTTTGTGATCCACAGTTTCGGAATATGTCTTCTCTATCTGAACTTTGTCAAGGATTAATTGAAACAGGAAAGTCAGCCTTGTATTTCTTAATCGACAGATTGATTCGTCTAGTGTTGACTCTTCCAGTTCATACGGCAATGACTGAACGAGCATTTTCAGCAATGGGACCTATCAATGAACTCTGCAACAAGATAGAAGACGAGTTTCTCCCAAATTATTTGGTTGTCCACATTGAGAGAGATCACGCTGAAAGTATTGATTCAGATTCAGTAATAGATGATCTTTATTCTGTGAATCATGCGAGGGCACTACTTCAATAG
- the LOC112167426 gene encoding probable LRR receptor-like serine/threonine-protein kinase At3g47570, whose amino-acid sequence MERTWFFLVCCFSIAVAAHTNSNLTTDQSALLALKSRVTSDPNMILTNWSTNTPTCTWIGVTCGANHFRVAVLNLSYMGLTGTIPPDLGNLSFLVELRFANNSFHGHLPEELARLHQLKLIGLAYNSFSGLIPSWFGSLSKLQTFNLTGNQFSGSIPSAIFNLSALEVINLSHNQLSGSIPREIGNLTMLKRIFLDDNKFTEIPNEIGTLNQLEKLYVQLNSLIGHVPMAIFNISSLTTLTFYGNNLSGSLSDNICQHLPSIQVLDFSYNQFHGPLPSKCWQCKRLLQLGLSNNNFNGSIPNNIGNLTQIKAIYLDINHLTGTIPHEIGQLPYLEELFLGINNLRGLIPSSIFNMSTIMKISLSNNQLSGNLPTNIGHRIPILQELYLGINKLSGVIPKSISNVSKLTDLDLDRNFFSGFIPSTLCVLTNLEQLKLFHNNLTIDSSTPEVNILSCLANLKNLKELAFSTNPLNVRLPVSFKNLSTSLQYIYLSNCNMRGNIPNDIGNLSNLIVLNLAENQLSGLIPTSTRRLYNLQGLYLYDNRLQGYIPNEVCQLNYLAELILYGNQLTGCIPSCLGNLTASLRILSIGSNLLNSTIPSTLWDLTDILQVNLSSNSLSGSLSQGVGNLKVATDILLSYNQLSGTIPSNIGGLQDLVNLDLGNNKLEGSIPSSLGNSLSLKFLDLSKNQLFGVIPKSLEALSYLQYMNLSFNKLQGEIPTDGPFRNFSAQSFVSNHGLCGPSRFHVPPCKERSGRSILKYVIPGILSTMLILTSIWMLMLHRKKNVKYATGTTLPQLLWRRVSYQELLSTTNGFHEGNLLGTGGFGSVYAGTLSDGIDVAIKVFNLELEGASTSFDVECEMLSNIRHRNLIKVISCCSQIDFKAVVLNYMPNGSLDKWLYSPNYSLNILQRLNILIDVASALEYLHHGYETPIVHCDLKPRNILLDNDMGAHVTDFGIAKLLGGGDSMTRTMTLATIGYMAPEYGMEGIITKGADLYSFGIVMMETLTKRKPTDDMFVGEMSLKQWVANSLYANAVVDVVDTDLLQTEEDDEIVSKRDCLSSLMQLALSCSAELSEERINMQEALATLNKIKIKFLKNAAAVVLNPRAEI is encoded by the exons ATGGAGAGAACTTGGTTCTTCCTGGTATGCTGCTTTTCTATAGCGGTAGCAGCACATACCAATAGTAATCTCACCACAGACCAGTCTGCTCTTCTTGCTCTCAAATCCCGTGTCACCAGTGATCCTAACATGATCTTGACCAACTGGTCTACCAACACCCCTACTTGCACTTGGATTGGTGTTACTTGTGGCGCAAACCACTTCAGAGTTGCAGTCTTGAACCTCTCTTACATGGGCCTCACAGGCACTATTCCTCCGGATCTTGGCAACCTCTCATTTCTTGTTGAGTTGCGTTTCGCAAATAACAGTTTTCATGGTCACTTGCCTGAAGAATTGGCTCGTTTGCACCAGTTAAAGTTGATTGGCTTAGCATACAACAGCTTTAGCGGACTCATTCCATCATGGTTCGGGTCCTTGTCCAAACTTCAAACGTTCAATTTGACTGGTAATCAGTTTTCAGGTTCCATACCCTCTGCCATTTTCAACTTATCTGCACTGGAAGTCATTAATTTGAGCCATAACCAACTATCAG GTAGCATACCAAGAGAAATTGGAAACCTAACCATGCTGAAGAGGATATTTCTTGATGATAATAAGTTTACAG AAATTCCAAACGAGATTGGCACTTTGAATCAACTCGAGAAGTTATATGTCCAGCTCAATTCCCTAATAGGGCATGTTCCTATGGCTATCTTCAACATATCTTCTTTGACTACTTTGACTTTTTATGGAAACAACTTGAGCGGTAGTCTTTCAGATAATATATGCCAACATCTTCCTAGCATTCAAGTGTTGGATTTTTCTTACAACCAGTTTCATGGTCCACTTCCATCCAAATGTTGGCAATGCAAACGACTTCTTCAGTTAGGATTGTCGAATAACAATTTTAATGGAAGTATACCTAACAATATTGGGAACTTAACCCAAATAAAGGCGATATACCTTGACATAAATCACCTGACAG GTACTATTCCACATGAGATTGGTCAGCTTCCATATTTGGAGGAATTGTTCCTCGGTATTAATAATCTCAGAGGGCTGATTCCATCCTCAATCTTCAATATGTCCACAATAATGAAGATATCGCTTAGCAACAATCAGCTCTCAGGTAACCTCCCAACAAACATAGGTCATAGGATTCCAATCCTTCAAGAGCTATACCTAGGAATAAATAAACTTAGTGGAGTAATCCCCAAATCCATCTCCAATGTTTCTAAGCTCACGGATCTAGACCTAGACCGAAACTTTTTTTCTGGCTTTATTCCAAGCACACTTTGTGTCTTAACGAACCTTGAACAACTTAAGTTATTCCATAATAACTTGACCATTGATAGTTCGACTCCAGAAGTAAATATTCTCTCTTGTTTGGCAAATCTTAAGAATTTAAAGGAATTAGCCTTCTCAACCAATCCATTAAATGTCAGGCTTCCAGTTTCCTTTAAGAATCTCTCTACATCACTCCAATATATTTATTTAAGCAATTGCAACATGAGAGGTAACATCCCCAATGATATAGGCAACTTGAGCAACTTGATAGTCTTGAACTTGGCAGAAAATCAATTGAGTGGATTGATTCCAACCTCAACACGAAGACTATATAATCTCCAAGGTTTGTATTTATATGACAACAGATTGCAAGGATACATCCCGAATGAAGTTTGTCAACTAAACTACCTAGCTGAGTTAATTTTGTATGGGAATCAACTCACTGGTTGCATACCTTCCTGCTTGGGTAATCTAACTGCATCGCTAAGAATTCTATCAATAGGGTCCAATTTGCTGAATTCAACAATACCATCGACCTTGTGGGATCTTACTGATATCTTGCAAGTAAATTTGTCTTCAAATTCTTTGAGTGGATCTCTCTCACAAGGTGTTGGGAATTTGAAGGTTGCCACAGATATATTGTTATCGTACAACCAATTGTCAGGCACTATACCAAGCAACATTGGGGGTCTTCAAGATTTGGTGAATCTCGACTTGGGAAATAATAAACTAGAAGGCTCAATTCCTAGTTCACTTGGCAACTCTTTAAGCCTGAAGTTCTTGGATTTATCCAAAAACCAATTATTTGGAGTGATTCCGAAGTCTCTTGAAGCACTCTCATATCTCCAGTATATGAATTTGTCTTTTAACAAACTCCAAGGTGAAATTCCAACGGATGGACCTTTCAGAAACTTCTCTGCTCAATCATTTGTTTCTAATCATGGACTCTGTGGGCCATCTCGGTTTCATGTTCCACCATGCAAAGAAAGAAGTGGTAGATCTATCTTGAAATATGTCATTCCAGGGATCTTGTCAACAATGCTTATATTGACCTCCATTTGGATGTTGATGTTACACAGAAAAAAGAATGTGAAATATGCAACTGGAACTACCTTGCCTCAACTTCTATGGAGAAGAGTTTCATACCAAGAGCTTCTAAGTACAACAAATGGATTCCATGAAGGTAACTTACTTGGCACTGGGGGTTTTGGCTCAGTATATGCAGGAACACTTTCAGATGGGATAGACGTTGccataaaagttttcaatttagAGCTAGAAGGAGCATCTACGAGTTTTGATGTTGAATGTGAGATGTTAAGCAATATTCGTCACCGAAATCTTATCAAAGTCATAAGTTGCTGCAGTCAAATTGATTTCAAAGCGGTTGTACTGAACTATATGCCTAATGGGAGCCTTGACAAGTGGTTATATTCTCCGAACTATTCCTTGAATATCCTGCAGAGGTTGAATATATTGATAGATGTTGCATCGGCATTGGAGTATCTTCATCATGGTTATGAAACACCTATTGTGCATTGTGATTTGAAGCCCAGAAACATATTACTAGACAATGATATGGGTGCACATGTTACTGACTTTGGTATTGCAAAACTCTTGGGCGGAGGAGATTCTATGACTCGCACCATGACCCTAGCCACAATTGGTTATATGGCTCCAG AGTATGGGATGGAAGGAATAATTACCAAAGGAGCGGATCTGTATAGTTTTGGTATTGTAATGATGGAAACACTCACAAAAAGGAAGCCAACAGATGACATGTTTGTTGGGGAAATGAGTTTGAAGCAATGGGTTGCGAATTCACTGTATGCAAATGCGGTAGTTGATGTCGTGGACACCGATTTACTTCAGACAGAGGAGGATGATGAAATTGTGAGCAAGAGAGATTGTTTATCATCCCTTATGCAATTGGCTCTTTCTTGTTCTGCAGAATTATCAGAAGAGAGAATAAACATGCAAGAGGCTTTAGCCACCCTTAACAAAATCAAGATCAAGTTTTTGAAAAACGCTGCAGCAGTGGTGTTGAACCCTAGAGCTGAGATTTGA